The Mesorhizobium sp. M1D.F.Ca.ET.043.01.1.1 genome contains a region encoding:
- a CDS encoding site-specific DNA-methyltransferase, translating to MSAVRLLDELSHAPLKSEWLDTILKGDCVAALDRLPEKSIDVIFADPPYNLQLDGDLHRPDQSKVDAVDDDWDQFESFEAYDAFTRAWLLAARRVLKPNGTIWVIGSYHNIFRVGARMQDLGFWILNDVVWRKTNPMPNFRGRRFQNAHETMIWASRDQKAKGYTFNYEALKASNDDLQMRSDWLFPICTGGERLKDDNGNKLHPTQKPEALLARIMMASTKPGDVVLDPFFGSGTTGSVARRLGRHFVGIEREQAYIDAANERIAAVRPLADADLTVLSGKRAEPRVAFISLIDTGLVAPGATLYDAKKRWAAKVRADGTLAIGDSAGSIHKIGAEVQGLDACNGWTFWHYERSGGLTPIDELRRIARLGMERAGA from the coding sequence ATGTCTGCCGTGCGTCTTCTCGACGAGCTTTCCCACGCTCCCCTTAAGTCCGAATGGCTGGACACGATCCTGAAGGGCGACTGCGTTGCCGCCCTCGACAGGCTGCCGGAAAAGTCGATCGACGTCATCTTCGCCGACCCGCCCTACAACCTGCAGCTCGACGGCGACCTGCACCGGCCCGACCAGTCGAAGGTCGACGCCGTCGATGACGACTGGGACCAGTTCGAAAGCTTCGAGGCCTATGACGCCTTCACTCGCGCCTGGCTGCTCGCGGCGCGGCGGGTGCTGAAGCCAAACGGCACCATCTGGGTCATCGGCTCCTATCACAACATCTTCCGCGTCGGCGCTCGCATGCAGGATCTCGGCTTCTGGATCCTCAACGACGTCGTCTGGCGCAAGACCAACCCGATGCCGAACTTCCGCGGTCGCCGCTTCCAGAACGCGCATGAGACGATGATCTGGGCCTCGCGCGACCAGAAGGCCAAGGGCTACACCTTCAACTACGAGGCGCTGAAGGCGTCGAACGACGATCTGCAGATGCGCTCCGACTGGCTGTTCCCGATCTGCACGGGTGGCGAGCGCCTGAAGGACGACAACGGCAACAAGCTGCACCCGACGCAGAAGCCGGAGGCGCTGCTTGCCCGCATCATGATGGCCTCGACCAAGCCGGGCGACGTCGTGCTCGATCCCTTCTTCGGCTCCGGCACCACCGGCTCCGTTGCCAGGCGCCTCGGCCGCCACTTCGTCGGCATCGAGCGCGAGCAGGCCTATATCGATGCCGCCAACGAGCGCATCGCGGCCGTTCGCCCGCTGGCGGACGCCGATCTCACCGTGCTTTCCGGCAAGCGCGCCGAGCCGCGCGTCGCCTTCATCAGCCTGATCGACACCGGCCTGGTGGCGCCGGGCGCCACGCTCTACGACGCCAAGAAGCGCTGGGCCGCCAAGGTGCGCGCCGACGGCACGCTGGCGATCGGCGACAGCGCCGGTTCGATCCACAAGATCGGCGCTGAAGTGCAGGGGCTGGATGCCTGCAACGGCTGGACCTTCTGGCACTATGAGCGCAGCGGCGGCCTCACCCCGATCGACGAGCTGCGCCGCATCGCCCGCCTCGGCATGGAGCGGGCAGGGGCCTGA
- a CDS encoding DUF721 domain-containing protein produces MAGKRPFGNPVPVSDLATEILDPVLKKRAGISIGLVQSWEEIAGPRLASHSRPEKIQWPRRLHEDDPFEPAVLVIACEGMAALHLQHEAGEVINRVNAFLGFNAIGRIKILQKPVLSAKARPKPQPRPLSEAEKSKLARTVGKIEDDGLRASLERLGATILGQKRP; encoded by the coding sequence ATGGCAGGGAAAAGGCCCTTCGGCAATCCCGTTCCGGTGAGCGATCTCGCGACCGAGATCCTCGATCCGGTGCTGAAAAAGCGCGCCGGCATCTCGATCGGGCTGGTGCAGTCCTGGGAGGAGATCGCCGGACCGCGCCTGGCCAGCCACTCGCGCCCGGAAAAGATCCAGTGGCCGCGCCGCCTGCATGAAGATGATCCGTTCGAGCCGGCGGTCCTGGTCATCGCCTGCGAAGGCATGGCGGCGCTGCATCTCCAGCATGAGGCCGGCGAGGTCATCAACCGCGTCAACGCCTTTCTGGGCTTCAACGCCATCGGCCGCATCAAGATCCTGCAGAAGCCGGTGCTTTCGGCGAAAGCGCGGCCGAAGCCTCAGCCGAGGCCGCTCAGCGAGGCCGAAAAGTCGAAGCTGGCGCGCACGGTCGGCAAGATCGAGGACGATGGTTTGCGCGCTTCGCTGGAGCGACTCGGAGCGACCATCCTGGGACAAAAAAGGCCATGA
- a CDS encoding HAD family phosphatase, with product MPQPDLVIFDCDGVLVDSEIVAARVEAELLTSAGFEISAEEIFESYAGLTFKDIMLRLEEKSDIPFQASLIDRAEELVDRKLRSDVRVIDGAREAVAAVTVPRAVCSNSRKDRVEFMLEKVRLLPFFAGRIFSGLDIPSKKTKPAPDVFLYAAEQLGANPKNTFVIEDSVHGITGARAAGMRVIGFTGAGHSYPGHADALTEAGAETVIRRFAELGSTIAALSEWSEDA from the coding sequence ATGCCTCAGCCAGACCTTGTCATCTTCGATTGCGACGGTGTGCTCGTCGATTCCGAAATCGTCGCCGCGCGCGTCGAGGCCGAGCTTCTGACATCGGCCGGATTCGAGATCTCGGCCGAAGAGATTTTCGAGTCCTATGCCGGGCTGACCTTCAAGGACATCATGCTGCGGCTGGAAGAGAAGTCCGACATTCCCTTCCAGGCCTCGCTGATCGACCGCGCCGAGGAACTCGTCGACCGCAAGCTGCGCAGCGACGTGCGCGTCATCGACGGCGCCCGCGAGGCGGTGGCGGCGGTCACGGTGCCGCGCGCCGTCTGCTCCAATTCCCGCAAGGATCGGGTCGAGTTCATGCTGGAGAAGGTGCGCCTGCTGCCCTTCTTCGCCGGCCGCATCTTCTCCGGGCTCGACATCCCGAGCAAAAAGACCAAGCCGGCGCCGGACGTGTTCCTTTATGCCGCCGAACAACTCGGCGCCAACCCGAAGAACACCTTCGTCATCGAGGATTCCGTGCACGGCATCACCGGCGCCCGGGCGGCCGGCATGCGCGTCATCGGCTTCACCGGCGCGGGACACAGCTATCCGGGCCATGCCGACGCGCTGACCGAGGCGGGCGCCGAGACGGTCATCCGCCGCTTCGCGGAGCTCGGCAGCACGATCGCGGCGCTGTCGGAGTGGTCGGAAGACGCTTAG
- a CDS encoding DsbA family protein, with protein sequence MNRALFGKSLSRRNLLTTLAAVPAVALLAACSDSGEDAKAADVKPANPSTPAKPATPAAVQVPEAQGTVDMAELLKPGALPDKQLGKDDAKVTIVEYASMTCPHCAHFNDTTFPELKSKYIDTGKVRYILREFPFDPTAEAGFMLARCAKDNYFAMVDVLFKQQPSWVGVSNTKEALLQISKLAGFTQESFEACLTDQKLLDDVRAVQKRGADEFKVDSTPTFFINGKTYKGAMSIEEMSAIIDPLL encoded by the coding sequence ATGAACCGTGCCCTGTTTGGCAAAAGCTTGTCCCGCAGAAACCTTCTGACCACGCTGGCCGCTGTTCCGGCGGTGGCCCTGCTTGCCGCATGCAGTGACTCGGGCGAGGATGCCAAGGCGGCCGATGTGAAACCCGCCAATCCGTCGACGCCAGCCAAGCCGGCAACCCCGGCGGCCGTTCAGGTGCCGGAAGCGCAAGGCACGGTCGACATGGCGGAACTGCTGAAGCCCGGCGCCTTGCCCGATAAGCAACTCGGCAAGGACGACGCCAAGGTCACCATCGTCGAATATGCCTCGATGACCTGCCCGCATTGCGCGCATTTCAACGACACCACGTTTCCTGAGCTGAAGTCGAAATACATCGATACCGGCAAGGTGCGCTACATCCTGCGCGAATTCCCCTTCGACCCCACCGCCGAGGCCGGCTTCATGCTGGCGCGCTGCGCCAAGGACAACTATTTCGCCATGGTCGACGTGCTGTTCAAGCAGCAGCCGAGCTGGGTTGGCGTCAGCAACACCAAGGAAGCGCTGCTGCAGATTTCCAAGCTTGCCGGTTTTACACAGGAGTCGTTTGAGGCCTGCTTGACGGACCAGAAACTTCTGGACGATGTGAGAGCAGTCCAGAAACGCGGAGCGGACGAGTTCAAGGTCGACTCGACGCCGACCTTCTTCATCAACGGAAAGACCTACAAAGGGGCGATGTCGATTGAGGAAATGTCGGCCATCATCGACCCTCTGCTCTGA
- the mutY gene encoding A/G-specific adenine glycosylase yields MAPQDQTRKAEQAVSGDSSIAARLLAWYDAHHRDLPWRVTPGAFARGKRPDPYRVWLSEVMLQQTTVEAVKAYFRTFIEKWPTIEALAAAPAEDVMKAWAGLGYYSRARNLKACADLVARQGGRFPDTEAGLRKLPGVGAYTAAAIAAIAFDRPAAVVDGNVERVISRLYSIETPLSGAKPEIRALVEKLVPQARPGDFAQAMMDLGATICTPKRARCMLCPLREDCSAVLSGDPERFPVRLPKDDKPLRRGAAFVAERGDGAILLRKRPDKGLLGGMTEVPTTTWTARIDGATTPDAAPFPAAWRRAGRIGHVFTHFALELEVFHAHIKGDAPDGHFWSLAHEISGEALPAVMKKVIEAAIPGATKKRPH; encoded by the coding sequence ATGGCACCGCAAGACCAGACCCGCAAGGCCGAGCAGGCCGTATCCGGAGACAGCAGCATCGCCGCCCGCCTGCTTGCCTGGTACGACGCGCATCACCGCGACCTGCCCTGGCGCGTGACGCCGGGGGCGTTCGCGCGTGGGAAAAGGCCTGATCCCTATCGCGTCTGGCTCTCCGAAGTCATGCTGCAACAGACCACGGTCGAGGCCGTGAAAGCCTATTTCCGGACCTTCATCGAGAAATGGCCGACCATCGAGGCGCTGGCCGCCGCGCCCGCCGAGGATGTCATGAAGGCCTGGGCCGGGCTTGGCTACTATTCCCGGGCGCGCAACCTCAAGGCCTGCGCCGATCTCGTGGCGCGGCAGGGCGGCCGTTTTCCCGACACCGAGGCCGGCCTGCGGAAATTGCCCGGCGTCGGCGCCTATACGGCGGCGGCGATCGCGGCGATCGCCTTCGACCGGCCGGCTGCCGTCGTCGACGGCAATGTCGAGCGTGTCATCTCGCGGCTCTATTCGATCGAAACGCCGCTCAGCGGGGCCAAGCCGGAAATCCGCGCGCTGGTCGAAAAGCTGGTGCCGCAGGCACGGCCTGGCGACTTCGCCCAAGCGATGATGGATCTCGGCGCGACGATCTGCACGCCAAAGCGGGCGCGCTGCATGCTCTGCCCGCTGCGGGAGGATTGCAGCGCCGTCCTTTCGGGCGATCCGGAGCGGTTCCCGGTCCGCCTGCCGAAGGACGACAAGCCGCTCAGGCGGGGCGCGGCCTTCGTCGCCGAGCGTGGCGACGGCGCCATCCTTTTGCGCAAGCGGCCGGACAAGGGGCTGCTCGGCGGCATGACCGAGGTGCCGACCACGACCTGGACGGCGCGGATCGATGGCGCGACCACGCCAGATGCAGCGCCCTTCCCTGCGGCCTGGCGCCGCGCCGGGCGGATCGGCCATGTCTTCACGCATTTCGCGCTCGAACTCGAAGTCTTTCATGCCCACATCAAAGGTGATGCGCCGGATGGACATTTCTGGTCGCTGGCCCATGAAATTTCCGGGGAAGCGCTGCCCGCCGTCATGAAAAAGGTAATCGAGGCGGCGATACCCGGCGCGACCAAAAAGCGTCCACATTGA
- a CDS encoding cupin domain-containing protein codes for MSANAVICMPDENKGVMLRGHPMVFLVTGENSRHTSMFDWTIPPGFATGRHVHRVQEETFYLIEGECEWHVGEKTIRATPGTYLFIPPEVPHNITNVSEKPARVLMTVSPPGHEHYFEELAKLAAQGAPDPQALADLRNRYDTDQLSTLTTRG; via the coding sequence ATGAGCGCAAATGCCGTCATCTGTATGCCCGATGAGAACAAGGGCGTCATGCTGCGTGGTCATCCCATGGTCTTCCTCGTCACCGGCGAAAATAGCAGGCACACGAGCATGTTCGACTGGACCATTCCTCCGGGGTTCGCCACCGGGCGGCATGTTCACCGGGTGCAGGAGGAAACCTTCTACCTGATTGAGGGCGAGTGCGAGTGGCATGTCGGCGAGAAGACGATCCGCGCAACGCCCGGAACCTATCTTTTCATCCCGCCGGAAGTGCCGCACAACATCACGAATGTCAGCGAGAAACCGGCACGCGTGCTGATGACCGTCTCGCCGCCTGGCCACGAGCATTATTTCGAAGAGCTCGCCAAACTCGCCGCGCAGGGTGCGCCGGATCCACAAGCACTCGCCGATCTGCGAAACCGCTACGACACCGATCAGCTCTCGACGTTGACAACACGCGGGTAG
- the smc gene encoding chromosome segregation protein SMC codes for MKFSRLRLLGFKSFVEPGEFVIERGLTGIVGPNGCGKSNLVEALRWVMGESSYKNMRASGMDDVIFSGSGARPARNTAEVTLFLDNSDRTAPAAFNDADELQVSRRIEREAGSLYRINGKEARAKDVQLLFADQSTGARSPSMVGQGRIGELIQAKPQARRALLEEAAGISGLHTRRHEAELRLKAAEQNLERLDDVVGELESQIDSLKRQARQASRFKNLSADIRKAEATLLHLRWTLAKTQEGEARSALAVATTLVGDRAAAQMAAAREQGIAAHRLPDLRDAEAAAAAAFQRLSIAKTQIEEEAGRIRSRQVELERRLQQLDADIAREERMVRDNADILERLRAEEAELNSENAGAAEREATTRAAFEQAAATLSQSEARLAALTAERAEAAASRHQIERTLRETAERRDRFARQLAEVDRELSDIVARISGLPDPAEKRLLVEDALARLEESELGAIAAEQAVAEARAAESAARSPLQDAKAELQRIETEARTLAKILNAASGDLFPSVLEQISVERGYETALGAALGEDLDVPLDRSAPVHWGESAVQPGDAALPEGVMSLASVVRAPAQLARRLAQIGIVDAAEGRRVQALLAPGQRLVSRDGALWRWDGLTASADAPTAAALRLAQKNRLAELDAEAVQATRVVREAEEALARAEQAMRQASEAERNARQGGRDAQHGLDATRNALAEAEKAGGELASRRAALDEARARVVDSHEETQAAFLEAEEMLKGAPDLGDLQLQLEQASANVARDRATLADARAVHEGLRREAEARMRRLDAIGGERRNWLERAENASTQIAALGERKAEAEAERERLADAPDEIDAKRRALLSQLSEAEALRQAAGDRLQEAETKQAELDKAATAAIQSLAEARETRVRAEERLTAADERRAEVEARIQEALNTPPHLVIKHTGLEADDPMPDMAEIERQLDRLKIERERLGAVNLRAEEEQKELSERLETIVSEREDIIEAIRKLRQAIQSLNREGRERLLSAFEVVNGHFQRLFSHLFGGGTAELQLIESEDPLEAGLEILARPPGKKPQTMTLLSGGEQALTAMSLIFAVFLTNPAPICVLDEVDAPLDDHNVERFCNLMDEMSKTTETRFVIITHNPITMARMDRLFGVTMAEQGVSQLVSVDLQAAEAMREAS; via the coding sequence ATGAAGTTTTCGCGCCTGCGCCTCCTTGGTTTCAAGTCCTTCGTCGAGCCCGGTGAGTTCGTCATCGAACGCGGGTTGACCGGCATCGTCGGGCCGAATGGCTGCGGCAAGTCGAACCTTGTCGAGGCGCTGCGCTGGGTGATGGGCGAAAGCTCCTACAAGAACATGCGCGCGTCTGGCATGGACGACGTGATCTTTTCCGGCTCCGGAGCGCGGCCGGCCCGTAACACCGCCGAAGTCACGCTTTTCCTCGACAACAGCGACCGCACCGCGCCCGCCGCCTTCAACGATGCCGATGAGCTGCAGGTGTCGCGCCGCATCGAGCGCGAGGCCGGCTCGCTCTACCGCATCAACGGCAAGGAAGCGCGCGCCAAGGATGTACAGCTGCTGTTCGCCGATCAGTCGACGGGCGCCCGTTCGCCTTCAATGGTCGGCCAGGGCCGCATCGGCGAGCTGATCCAGGCAAAGCCGCAGGCCCGCCGCGCGCTTCTGGAGGAGGCTGCCGGCATTTCCGGCCTGCACACGCGACGCCACGAGGCCGAGCTCAGGCTGAAGGCGGCCGAACAGAATCTCGAGCGGCTGGACGACGTCGTCGGCGAACTCGAAAGCCAGATCGACAGCCTGAAGCGCCAGGCGCGCCAGGCCTCGCGCTTCAAGAACCTGTCGGCCGACATCCGCAAGGCCGAGGCGACGCTCTTGCACCTGCGCTGGACGCTGGCCAAGACCCAGGAAGGCGAGGCCCGTTCCGCGCTTGCCGTCGCGACAACGCTGGTCGGCGATCGCGCCGCGGCCCAGATGGCGGCCGCCAGGGAACAGGGCATCGCCGCGCATCGCTTGCCGGACCTGCGTGACGCGGAAGCCGCCGCGGCCGCCGCCTTCCAGCGCCTGTCGATCGCCAAGACGCAGATCGAGGAGGAAGCCGGTCGCATCCGCTCGCGCCAGGTCGAGCTCGAACGCCGGCTGCAGCAGCTCGACGCCGACATCGCCCGCGAAGAGCGGATGGTGCGCGACAATGCTGACATCCTGGAGCGCCTGCGCGCCGAAGAGGCCGAGCTCAACTCGGAAAACGCCGGTGCGGCCGAGCGCGAGGCCACTACGCGCGCCGCTTTCGAGCAAGCTGCAGCAACACTCTCGCAAAGCGAAGCGCGACTTGCTGCGTTGACCGCCGAACGCGCCGAGGCCGCGGCCTCGCGCCATCAGATCGAGCGCACGTTGCGCGAGACGGCCGAGCGCCGCGACCGCTTCGCCCGCCAGCTTGCCGAGGTCGACCGTGAGCTTTCCGACATCGTCGCGCGTATTTCCGGCTTGCCCGATCCCGCCGAGAAGCGGCTTCTGGTCGAGGACGCGCTGGCAAGGCTGGAAGAGAGCGAGCTGGGCGCCATTGCCGCCGAGCAGGCTGTCGCCGAGGCGCGTGCCGCCGAAAGCGCCGCACGGTCGCCGTTGCAGGACGCCAAGGCTGAGTTGCAGCGCATCGAGACCGAAGCCCGCACGCTGGCCAAGATCCTCAACGCCGCGAGCGGCGACCTCTTCCCTTCGGTGCTGGAGCAGATCAGCGTCGAGCGTGGTTATGAGACCGCACTCGGTGCGGCGCTGGGCGAGGACCTCGACGTGCCCCTCGACCGCAGCGCCCCAGTGCATTGGGGCGAGAGCGCGGTCCAGCCCGGTGACGCTGCGCTGCCCGAGGGCGTGATGAGCCTTGCCAGCGTGGTGCGCGCGCCGGCGCAGCTTGCCCGCCGCCTGGCGCAGATCGGCATCGTCGATGCCGCCGAGGGCCGCCGTGTTCAGGCGCTGCTGGCGCCCGGCCAGCGGCTGGTCAGCCGCGACGGCGCTCTCTGGCGCTGGGACGGCCTGACGGCCAGCGCCGACGCTCCGACCGCCGCCGCGCTGCGTCTGGCGCAGAAGAACCGCCTGGCCGAGCTCGATGCCGAGGCCGTGCAGGCGACCCGCGTGGTGCGCGAGGCCGAGGAGGCATTGGCGCGCGCCGAGCAGGCAATGCGCCAGGCGAGCGAAGCCGAGCGCAACGCGCGCCAGGGCGGCCGCGACGCCCAGCACGGGCTGGACGCCACCCGCAACGCGCTGGCCGAGGCCGAGAAGGCCGGCGGTGAGCTGGCGAGCAGGCGTGCAGCCTTGGATGAAGCCCGCGCGCGCGTCGTCGACAGCCATGAAGAGACGCAAGCCGCTTTCCTCGAAGCCGAGGAGATGCTGAAGGGTGCCCCCGATCTCGGCGATCTTCAACTGCAGCTCGAGCAGGCCTCCGCCAATGTCGCGCGCGACCGTGCAACGCTTGCTGACGCGCGCGCCGTGCATGAGGGCCTGCGGCGCGAGGCCGAGGCGCGCATGCGCCGGCTCGACGCGATCGGGGGCGAGCGCAGGAACTGGCTGGAGCGCGCCGAGAATGCCTCGACCCAGATCGCCGCCCTTGGCGAGCGCAAGGCGGAAGCCGAAGCCGAGCGCGAGCGGCTGGCCGACGCGCCTGACGAGATCGACGCCAAGCGCCGCGCGCTGCTGTCGCAGCTTTCGGAGGCCGAGGCGCTGCGCCAGGCAGCCGGCGACCGGCTGCAGGAAGCGGAGACCAAGCAGGCCGAGCTGGACAAAGCCGCCACTGCCGCCATCCAGTCGCTCGCCGAGGCGCGCGAGACCCGCGTCCGCGCCGAGGAGCGGCTGACGGCAGCCGACGAGCGGCGCGCCGAGGTCGAGGCGCGCATCCAGGAGGCGCTGAACACGCCGCCGCATCTCGTCATCAAGCACACCGGCCTCGAAGCCGACGATCCGATGCCGGACATGGCCGAGATAGAGCGCCAGCTCGACCGGCTGAAGATCGAGCGCGAGCGGCTCGGCGCCGTCAATCTGCGCGCCGAGGAAGAACAGAAGGAACTCTCCGAGCGCCTGGAAACCATCGTGTCTGAGCGCGAGGACATCATCGAGGCGATCAGAAAACTGCGTCAGGCCATCCAGAGCCTCAACCGCGAGGGACGCGAGCGGCTGCTGTCGGCCTTCGAGGTCGTCAACGGCCATTTCCAGCGGCTGTTCTCGCATCTCTTCGGCGGCGGCACTGCCGAACTGCAGCTGATCGAGTCGGAAGATCCCTTGGAAGCGGGGCTCGAGATCCTCGCCCGCCCGCCGGGCAAGAAGCCGCAAACCATGACGCTGCTTTCCGGCGGCGAGCAGGCGCTGACGGCGATGTCGCTGATCTTTGCCGTCTTCCTCACCAACCCGGCGCCGATCTGCGTGCTGGACGAGGTCGACGCGCCGCTGGACGACCACAATGTCGAGCGATTCTGCAACCTGATGGACGAGATGTCGAAGACCACCGAGACGCGCTTCGTCATCATCACCCACAACCCGATCACCATGGCGCGCATGGATCGGCTGTTCGGCGTCACCATGGCCGAGCAGGGCGTCAGCCAGCTGGTCTCGGTCGACCTGCAAGCGGCCGAGGCGATGCGCGAGGCGAGCTGA
- a CDS encoding HAD family hydrolase, whose amino-acid sequence MYFMALATDYDGTLAHNGLVAASTLSALETLKRSGRKLILVTGRELPDLKEVFPEIGLFDKVVAENGALIYTPASEEERTISPSPSADLVDRLKKRGVKPLSVGRSIVATWEPHQATVLDVIKKLGLELEIIFNKGAVMILPSGINKATGLAAALADLRLSPNNVVAVGDAENDHAFLRAAGLSVAVANALPSVKETADLVTNGARGKGVEALIGRLIKLDHQIVRKRSRGVLLGTSHGKKVYLSPVETVLIAGRSGIGKSTLATALTERLVEKGLQFCIFDPEGDYDGLQGAVLLGDASSAPSKDQLLELIDRPDTNIVINGLALKVDERPDFFAELLPGLGRVRYRTARPNWLIIDEAHHLLPKKREDTRAVLSLELPGTVLITVHPEAISTGVLRLVTAVIGLGPMAKGVVKTFCKEAGLEAPRNIPTPKGDRVLLWRPRDGKKPFTVKAIEPSQSLKRHSRKYAEGELDEAGSFYFTGPKKAMNLRAHNLIIFARMAEGIDDKTWEYHLRAGDYSKWFRHQIRDKDLARETVAAEKDKRLSPEQSRKLVLEAVRRRYTAPATAPEK is encoded by the coding sequence ATGTATTTCATGGCATTGGCCACCGACTACGACGGCACGCTGGCGCATAACGGCCTGGTCGCCGCAAGCACGCTCTCGGCGCTGGAGACGCTGAAGAGGTCGGGCCGCAAGCTCATCCTGGTCACCGGCCGCGAATTGCCCGATCTCAAGGAGGTTTTTCCGGAGATCGGTCTGTTCGACAAGGTCGTCGCGGAAAACGGCGCCCTGATCTACACGCCGGCGAGCGAAGAAGAGCGCACGATTTCGCCCTCCCCTTCCGCCGATCTCGTCGACAGACTGAAAAAACGGGGCGTCAAGCCGCTGTCGGTCGGCCGCTCGATCGTCGCCACCTGGGAGCCGCACCAGGCCACGGTGCTCGACGTCATCAAGAAGCTCGGGCTGGAGCTGGAAATCATCTTCAACAAGGGCGCCGTGATGATCCTGCCTTCAGGCATCAACAAGGCGACGGGGCTGGCGGCGGCACTTGCCGATCTCAGGCTGTCGCCGAACAATGTGGTGGCTGTCGGCGATGCCGAAAACGACCACGCTTTCCTCAGGGCCGCCGGCCTGAGCGTGGCCGTCGCAAATGCCCTGCCGTCTGTGAAGGAGACAGCCGATCTCGTCACAAACGGCGCACGCGGCAAGGGCGTCGAAGCCCTGATCGGCAGGCTGATCAAGCTCGACCATCAGATCGTGCGCAAACGCTCGCGCGGTGTCCTGCTGGGAACCTCTCACGGCAAGAAGGTCTATCTGTCACCGGTCGAGACGGTTCTGATCGCCGGACGCTCCGGCATCGGCAAATCCACATTGGCGACCGCGCTGACCGAGCGGCTTGTCGAAAAAGGCCTGCAGTTCTGCATCTTCGACCCGGAAGGCGACTATGACGGGCTGCAGGGCGCGGTGCTGCTCGGCGATGCGTCGAGCGCGCCGAGCAAGGATCAGTTGCTGGAGCTGATCGACAGGCCGGACACCAATATCGTGATCAACGGACTGGCGCTGAAGGTCGACGAGCGGCCCGATTTCTTCGCCGAATTGCTGCCCGGCCTCGGCAGGGTCCGCTACCGCACGGCAAGGCCGAATTGGCTGATCATCGACGAGGCGCATCATCTGTTGCCCAAGAAGCGTGAGGACACGCGCGCGGTGCTTTCGCTGGAGCTGCCGGGCACGGTGCTGATCACCGTGCATCCGGAAGCGATCTCGACGGGTGTCTTGCGCCTGGTGACGGCGGTGATCGGGCTCGGCCCGATGGCCAAGGGCGTCGTCAAGACCTTCTGCAAGGAAGCCGGGCTGGAAGCGCCCAGGAACATCCCGACGCCCAAGGGCGATCGGGTGCTGCTGTGGCGGCCGCGGGACGGCAAGAAGCCGTTCACGGTCAAGGCGATCGAGCCGAGCCAATCGCTGAAGCGGCACAGCCGCAAATATGCCGAAGGCGAGCTCGACGAGGCGGGCAGCTTCTATTTCACCGGGCCGAAGAAGGCGATGAACCTTCGAGCCCACAATCTGATCATCTTCGCCCGGATGGCCGAAGGCATCGACGACAAGACCTGGGAATATCACCTGCGCGCCGGCGACTACTCCAAATGGTTCCGTCACCAGATCCGGGACAAGGACCTCGCGCGCGAGACGGTCGCGGCCGAGAAGGACAAGCGTCTATCGCCCGAGCAGAGCCGCAAGCTCGTGCTCGAGGCCGTGCGCCGCCGCTACACGGCGCCGGCCACGGCGCCGGAGAAATAG
- a CDS encoding HAD family phosphatase, with the protein MTEIRHIVFDIGRVLIHYDPNIPFSRLIPDAEARKWFFDNVCTHDWNLEQDRGRTWAEAEALLVAEYPSHAENIRNFRRHWHEMVPHAYDDSVRIMETLIDAGHDVTLLTNFAVDTLAEARQRFDFLGRPRGVTVSGEIGLIKPDRAIYDHHIAAFGLEPSATLFIDDSQKNVDGAKAAGWQAVLFTDARTLKADLERLGIAV; encoded by the coding sequence ATGACTGAAATCCGCCACATCGTGTTCGACATCGGCAGGGTGCTGATCCATTACGATCCGAACATTCCTTTCAGCCGCCTGATCCCCGATGCCGAAGCGCGGAAATGGTTCTTCGACAATGTCTGCACGCATGACTGGAACCTCGAACAGGACCGCGGGCGGACATGGGCAGAGGCCGAAGCGCTGCTGGTCGCCGAATACCCGAGCCATGCTGAGAATATTCGGAATTTCCGCCGCCATTGGCACGAGATGGTGCCGCATGCCTATGACGACAGCGTGCGGATCATGGAGACTTTGATCGACGCCGGCCATGACGTGACCTTGCTGACCAACTTTGCCGTCGACACACTTGCTGAAGCCCGTCAGCGCTTCGATTTTCTCGGCCGCCCGCGCGGCGTGACCGTCTCGGGCGAGATCGGCCTGATCAAGCCGGACCGCGCCATCTACGATCATCACATCGCGGCCTTCGGGCTCGAACCCTCGGCGACGCTGTTCATCGACGACAGCCAGAAGAATGTCGACGGCGCCAAGGCCGCAGGATGGCAGGCGGTGCTGTTCACCGATGCCAGGACGCTTAAAGCGGACCTTGAGCGGCTCGGGATTGCGGTCTGA